A part of Gemmatimonadaceae bacterium genomic DNA contains:
- a CDS encoding ATP-binding protein, with protein MPGILAAVASELDGAQATLWLHGLDGLRRAWSVAGDDTPARAVEDQLRQGDVAADSAFAAARLFAGRQQLGAISVRPGRELAPEDRLFISTVADLLAPALGAAEYAHRLESEVAARTREIDEQRRFTEKIIDSLPVGLYVIDRAYRIQAWNRKRETGLQGVSREEAIGRTIFEILHRQPAELLRSEFESVFETGEMQQFPIESTSFGESRTYRISKIPMHVDEKEVSHIITIGEDITEWKQAEERFAQAEKLAAIGTLAAGVMHELNNPLATIGACAESLTLGIDEGSLDPARDTQDFKESLDLVQQEVYRCKGIIDGLLDFSRPKSTTKAIVDVNAVIDKTLRLVKHHPRFRRVLVGVERSAHLKPVWANEEQMVQVFMALILNALDAMEDKGVVTLRTRNDDKEDLTIAEVVDHGHGIRSSDRTKIFEPFYTTKSSPARGMGLGLSICYAIVNEHGGRIEVDSVVGEGSVFRIILPATAA; from the coding sequence ATGCCCGGTATTCTCGCGGCGGTCGCGAGCGAGCTGGATGGCGCGCAGGCGACGTTGTGGCTGCATGGCCTGGACGGGCTGCGGCGCGCGTGGAGCGTGGCCGGTGACGACACGCCGGCCCGCGCGGTCGAGGACCAGCTCCGGCAGGGCGACGTCGCGGCGGATTCTGCGTTCGCCGCCGCGCGACTCTTCGCCGGACGACAGCAGCTCGGTGCGATCTCGGTGCGTCCCGGCCGCGAGCTCGCGCCCGAAGACCGTCTGTTCATTTCCACCGTCGCCGACCTGCTCGCGCCCGCACTCGGCGCGGCGGAATACGCGCATCGGTTGGAGTCCGAAGTGGCGGCGCGCACGCGCGAGATCGACGAGCAGCGGCGATTCACCGAGAAGATCATCGACTCGCTGCCGGTCGGCTTGTACGTCATCGACCGCGCCTATCGCATTCAGGCGTGGAACCGCAAGCGCGAGACGGGCCTGCAAGGTGTGTCGCGCGAGGAAGCGATCGGCCGCACGATCTTCGAGATTCTGCATCGCCAGCCCGCGGAGCTGCTGCGCAGCGAGTTCGAGAGCGTGTTCGAAACGGGTGAGATGCAGCAGTTCCCGATCGAGTCGACGTCGTTCGGCGAGTCGCGCACGTATCGGATCAGCAAGATCCCGATGCACGTCGACGAGAAGGAAGTGTCGCACATCATCACCATCGGCGAGGACATCACCGAGTGGAAGCAGGCCGAGGAGCGCTTCGCCCAAGCGGAAAAGCTGGCGGCGATCGGCACGCTGGCGGCCGGTGTCATGCACGAGCTCAACAATCCGCTGGCGACGATCGGCGCCTGTGCGGAATCGCTCACGCTCGGCATCGATGAGGGCTCGCTCGATCCGGCGCGCGACACGCAGGACTTCAAGGAGTCGCTCGATCTCGTCCAGCAGGAAGTGTATCGCTGCAAGGGGATCATCGACGGACTGCTCGATTTCAGCCGGCCGAAGTCGACGACAAAGGCGATCGTCGATGTCAACGCGGTGATCGACAAGACGCTGCGTCTGGTCAAACATCATCCGCGCTTTCGGCGCGTGCTCGTGGGCGTGGAGCGCAGCGCGCATCTCAAGCCCGTATGGGCGAACGAGGAGCAGATGGTGCAGGTCTTCATGGCGCTCATTCTCAACGCGCTCGACGCGATGGAAGACAAGGGCGTCGTGACGCTCCGCACGCGGAACGACGACAAGGAAGATCTCACCATCGCCGAGGTGGTCGATCACGGCCACGGCATTCGAAGCTCGGACCGGACGAAGATCTTCGAGCCGTTCTATACCACGAAGTCGTCGCCCGCGCGCGGCATGGGGTTGGGGCTCTCGATCTGCTACGCCATCGTCAACGAGCATGGAGGGCGCATCGAGGTGGACAGCGTCGTGGGCGAGGGAAGCGTCTTCCGCATCATTCTTCCGGCGACCGCCGCATGA
- a CDS encoding TonB family protein yields MFDNLIESKARKQRRAGGVFASAVIHAVLITAAVYGTLHASEALEKPKAEKVDFVTVKKDEPPPPKEEPKPPPPDVVMKAPPPKGFQVLTAPIKIPDVLPDIDLSKKVTNEEDFTGKGAAGGFAKGVVGGTPAPANDNQTYFEFQVEKQVSQVPGNQAPRYPDMLRSANVEGEVLAQFVVDTTGRADMSTFKVLKSTHDLFTNAVKSALPNMKFFPAEVGGRKVKQLVQMPFQFNLTKSE; encoded by the coding sequence ATGTTCGACAACCTTATCGAGTCGAAGGCAAGGAAACAGCGGCGGGCGGGTGGCGTCTTCGCGAGTGCCGTCATTCACGCCGTGCTCATCACGGCCGCGGTGTACGGCACGTTGCACGCGAGCGAAGCTCTGGAAAAACCCAAGGCTGAGAAGGTCGACTTCGTCACGGTCAAGAAAGACGAGCCGCCTCCGCCGAAGGAGGAGCCCAAGCCACCCCCGCCGGACGTGGTCATGAAGGCACCGCCGCCGAAAGGCTTTCAGGTGCTGACCGCGCCAATCAAGATCCCCGACGTCCTCCCGGATATCGACCTGTCGAAGAAGGTCACGAACGAGGAGGACTTCACCGGCAAGGGTGCCGCCGGTGGTTTCGCCAAGGGCGTCGTCGGCGGCACGCCGGCGCCGGCCAACGACAACCAGACGTACTTCGAATTCCAGGTGGAGAAGCAGGTGTCGCAGGTGCCGGGCAATCAGGCGCCGCGCTATCCCGACATGCTCCGCTCGGCCAATGTCGAAGGCGAAGTGCTCGCTCAGTTCGTCGTCGACACGACGGGCCGCGCCGACATGAGCACGTTCAAGGTGCTCAAGTCGACGCACGACCTCTTCACCAACGCCGTGAAGTCCGCGCTGCCGAACATGAAGTTCTTTCCGGCGGAAGTGGGCGGCAGAAAGGTGAAGCAGCTCGTCCAGATGCCGTTCCAGTTCAACCTCACCAAGTCCGAGTAA
- a CDS encoding MotA/TolQ/ExbB proton channel family protein has protein sequence MDFSLLGLWHQMGNFAKGIVIVMAIMSIYSLTIMVSKWWNLRKAQKETIKFAPEFSQFLEEDNLTEAIRLAESYKRSHVAIVLGGALGEVKPLIADGSVTVADINSAERAVERNMLLELTNLKRGLAVLATVGSTAPFVGLLGTTMGVVNSFTGMAQSGSGGLAAIGGGIAEALITTAFGLLVAIPAVWAYNYFTTKIDNLAAEMTYVSKEMIDYLIKGVSGEFGRSRFTREFNAASGGPISQ, from the coding sequence ATGGATTTCTCACTGCTTGGCCTCTGGCATCAGATGGGCAACTTCGCCAAGGGCATCGTTATCGTCATGGCGATCATGTCCATTTATTCGCTTACGATCATGGTTTCGAAGTGGTGGAACCTGCGTAAGGCGCAGAAGGAAACCATCAAGTTCGCGCCCGAGTTTTCGCAGTTCCTGGAAGAGGACAACCTCACGGAAGCCATCCGTCTCGCCGAGAGCTACAAGCGCTCGCACGTCGCGATCGTGCTCGGTGGCGCGCTCGGCGAAGTGAAGCCGCTGATCGCCGACGGTTCGGTCACGGTCGCCGACATCAACTCGGCGGAACGCGCGGTCGAGCGCAACATGCTGCTCGAGCTCACGAACCTGAAGCGTGGTCTGGCGGTGCTCGCGACGGTCGGTTCGACGGCGCCGTTCGTCGGACTGCTCGGCACCACGATGGGCGTCGTGAACTCGTTCACGGGCATGGCGCAGTCGGGCTCGGGCGGTCTCGCGGCGATCGGCGGTGGTATCGCTGAAGCGCTCATCACGACGGCGTTCGGTCTGCTCGTCGCCATTCCGGCGGTGTGGGCGTACAACTACTTCACGACGAAGATCGACAACCTCGCGGCCGAGATGACGTATGTGTCGAAGGAAATGATCGACTACCTCATCAAGGGCGTGTCGGGTGAGTTCGGCCGGTCGCGCTTCACCCGTGAGTTCAACGCGGCCTCGGGCGGCCCGATCTCGCAGTAA
- a CDS encoding FKBP-type peptidyl-prolyl cis-trans isomerase, with product MPGIGACGGGGGGGGASSANQAPQPVGEVERTQFAPDLGVDLSKMIRRPSGLYVEDLSVGTGQVAARERTVVVRYVGWLPSGKTVDQGEITVALGKNQVIRAWEDGLLGMRVGGRRLLVTPSALAYGGRGAGDAIPPNSVLVFVMQLQSVY from the coding sequence GTGCCCGGCATCGGCGCGTGCGGTGGGGGCGGCGGCGGAGGCGGAGCATCGAGCGCGAATCAGGCGCCACAACCCGTGGGCGAGGTCGAGCGAACACAGTTCGCCCCAGACCTTGGCGTCGATCTCTCGAAGATGATCCGCCGGCCGTCGGGCCTGTACGTCGAGGATCTCTCCGTCGGCACGGGACAAGTCGCGGCGCGCGAACGTACCGTGGTCGTGCGGTACGTCGGCTGGCTTCCGAGCGGCAAGACGGTGGATCAAGGGGAGATCACGGTCGCCCTCGGCAAGAACCAGGTCATTCGCGCGTGGGAGGACGGGCTGCTCGGCATGCGCGTTGGCGGACGGCGATTGCTCGTGACGCCGTCCGCACTGGCGTACGGCGGGCGCGGCGCGGGCGACGCCATTCCGCCGAACAGCGTGCTGGTGTTCGTTATGCAATTGCAGTCGGTGTATTGA
- a CDS encoding response regulator transcription factor: MRILVIEDDPTVGQYVKRGLEEQRWAVDLVADGEEGERRAGSEAFDLIILDMRLPGKSGLDVLHALRARGFERPVLVLTAQDAVDAKVTALRAGADDYVTKPFAFEELLARVEALARRPRALASPTLTVGDLVLDQATREVRRAGELIELTPKEFTVLEYLMRHHGRVMSRTLITEYAWGYHFDPGTNIVDVVINHLRKKVDAKHDRRLITTVRGVGYMIKDESAAKPRESRESREPREPAGREPRR, from the coding sequence ATGCGCATTCTCGTCATCGAAGACGATCCCACCGTGGGACAGTATGTAAAACGAGGTCTCGAGGAGCAGCGCTGGGCCGTCGACCTCGTCGCCGACGGCGAGGAAGGGGAGCGGCGTGCCGGATCGGAGGCGTTCGATCTCATCATCCTCGACATGCGCCTGCCCGGTAAGTCCGGACTCGACGTGCTTCATGCGCTGCGCGCGCGCGGGTTCGAGCGGCCGGTCCTCGTGCTCACGGCGCAGGATGCTGTCGACGCGAAAGTGACGGCCCTTCGCGCCGGCGCGGACGACTACGTCACCAAACCGTTTGCGTTCGAGGAGCTGTTGGCGCGCGTCGAAGCGCTCGCGCGCCGGCCGCGTGCGCTCGCATCACCGACGCTCACCGTCGGCGACCTCGTGCTCGACCAGGCGACGCGCGAGGTGCGCCGCGCCGGAGAGCTCATCGAGCTCACGCCGAAGGAATTCACGGTGCTCGAGTATCTCATGCGACATCATGGCCGAGTGATGAGTCGCACGCTCATCACCGAGTATGCGTGGGGATATCATTTCGATCCCGGCACGAACATCGTCGACGTGGTGATCAATCACCTGCGGAAGAAAGTCGACGCGAAGCACGATCGCCGGCTGATCACCACCGTGCGCGGCGTGGGCTACATGATCAAGGACGAATCGGCGGCGAAGCCGCGTGAATCACGCGAGTCGCGTGAACCACGCGAGCCCGCGGGTCGAGAGCCGCGGCGGTAG
- a CDS encoding biopolymer transporter ExbD, producing MSSEPNVTPMIDVLLVLLIIFMAVLPSMRKAIDIQLPDPNPQVATANNNSNQIVLEVHGNGQYNINSAAVQGAANLGPRLKEIYDPRPEKILFVKGDPKAKYADIIEAMDIARGAIGQHVIIGVPPKDTGPAAAGK from the coding sequence ATGTCCAGCGAGCCGAACGTCACGCCGATGATCGACGTGCTCCTCGTGCTCCTGATCATCTTCATGGCCGTGCTGCCGTCCATGCGCAAGGCGATCGACATTCAGTTGCCCGATCCCAACCCGCAGGTGGCGACCGCGAACAACAACTCGAACCAGATCGTGCTCGAGGTTCACGGGAACGGCCAATACAACATCAACAGCGCCGCGGTGCAGGGCGCGGCGAACCTCGGTCCGCGGTTGAAGGAAATCTACGATCCGCGTCCCGAGAAAATCCTGTTCGTGAAGGGCGATCCGAAGGCGAAGTACGCCGACATCATCGAGGCGATGGACATCGCCCGCGGTGCGATCGGCCAGCACGTCATCATTGGCGTGCCGCCGAAGGACACCGGTCCGGCCGCGGCCGGCAAGTAG
- a CDS encoding redoxin domain-containing protein, whose amino-acid sequence MTATATATAATAAAPAAAPAAASQPVPAVGQPAPDFTLPSTSGDNVTLSSLRGKPVLIAFFPLAFSGTCTAELCEMRDDYDQYAQRDVVILPISVDHTYSLKEYKAKHGMKTDLLSDFRRDVSRAYGVLLEERFFANRAYFLLDRDGIVRWEHIEENPGNRRSDAELLAQIDKLA is encoded by the coding sequence ATGACTGCTACCGCTACAGCTACCGCCGCAACCGCTGCCGCACCTGCTGCCGCACCTGCTGCCGCATCGCAACCGGTCCCCGCCGTCGGACAGCCCGCTCCCGACTTCACGCTGCCGTCGACCTCGGGCGACAACGTGACGCTCTCGAGTCTGCGGGGAAAACCGGTCCTCATCGCGTTCTTCCCGCTCGCGTTCTCGGGCACCTGCACCGCGGAGTTGTGCGAGATGCGCGACGACTACGACCAGTACGCGCAGCGTGACGTCGTCATTCTGCCGATCAGCGTCGACCACACGTACTCACTCAAGGAGTACAAGGCGAAGCATGGCATGAAGACGGACTTGCTGAGCGACTTCCGCCGTGACGTGTCTCGCGCGTATGGCGTGCTGCTCGAAGAGCGTTTTTTCGCAAATCGAGCCTATTTCCTCCTCGACCGGGACGGGATAGTACGGTGGGAACATATCGAGGAGAACCCGGGTAACCGTCGGAGCGACGCCGAACTTCTGGCCCAGATCGATAAACTGGCTTAG
- a CDS encoding sigma-54 dependent transcriptional regulator: MTDRFTPPSGTATTAGRIRVLVAEDEENLAQILSTFLRGRGHYVKSVGDGKAALQAVRDEAFDVALVDIVMPEMDGLETLKHLRAEADPPEVIIITGNGTVETAITAMKLGAYDYMAKPYRMAEIDVLVRRAWEKHQLARENKYLQARLSRVDATPEVITQYAPMHAVLTLLERVATTDSPVLITGESGTGKTLLARAIHRLSGRLGPMVEADSTVLAEGVLDVELFGHERGAFSGAIARKAGLIELAANGTLFIDEIGVLSPKLQSKLARALEHGSFFRVGGTQKVEISVRLVTSSNHDLEQAVRDGRFRDDLLYRLNVVTVALPPLRDRAVDVPLLAQHFLTQLGGASAPTLTPDAIELMQEYPWPGNIRELRNVIERVVLLSRTGSHEIRAQDLPLVTAPSPNRASVGSAVTLSELERQHIEAVLQQTNWHQGNAAKVLGISSKTLYRKIREYGFERPGRGGGGEDRGASRADG, translated from the coding sequence ATGACGGACCGCTTCACGCCGCCTTCGGGCACCGCGACGACGGCCGGCCGCATTCGCGTGCTCGTGGCCGAGGACGAGGAGAATCTCGCGCAGATTCTGTCGACGTTTCTGCGCGGGCGCGGCCACTACGTGAAGTCGGTCGGCGACGGCAAGGCGGCGCTGCAAGCCGTGCGCGATGAGGCATTCGACGTCGCGCTCGTGGACATCGTGATGCCCGAGATGGACGGTCTCGAGACGCTCAAGCATTTGCGCGCTGAGGCGGATCCGCCGGAAGTCATCATCATCACGGGCAACGGCACCGTCGAGACGGCGATCACCGCGATGAAGCTTGGCGCGTACGACTACATGGCGAAGCCGTACCGCATGGCGGAGATCGACGTGCTGGTGCGGCGCGCATGGGAGAAGCATCAGCTCGCGCGGGAGAACAAGTATCTGCAGGCCCGCTTGTCGCGCGTGGATGCGACGCCTGAAGTCATCACGCAGTACGCGCCGATGCACGCGGTGCTCACGCTGCTCGAGCGCGTCGCGACGACGGATTCGCCGGTGTTGATCACGGGAGAATCCGGGACGGGCAAGACGCTGCTCGCGCGCGCGATTCATCGTTTGTCGGGCCGCCTGGGTCCGATGGTCGAGGCGGACAGCACCGTGCTGGCTGAAGGCGTGCTCGACGTCGAGCTGTTCGGCCACGAGCGTGGCGCGTTCAGCGGCGCGATCGCGCGCAAGGCGGGTTTGATCGAGCTCGCCGCGAATGGCACGTTGTTCATCGACGAGATCGGCGTGCTGAGTCCCAAGCTGCAATCGAAGCTTGCGCGCGCGCTCGAGCACGGGAGCTTCTTCCGCGTGGGCGGCACGCAGAAGGTCGAGATCTCGGTGCGCCTGGTGACGTCGAGCAATCATGATCTCGAGCAGGCTGTGCGCGACGGACGCTTTCGTGACGACCTGCTTTATCGCTTGAATGTGGTGACCGTTGCGCTGCCGCCGCTGCGCGATCGCGCGGTGGACGTTCCGCTGCTCGCCCAGCATTTCCTGACGCAGCTCGGCGGCGCTTCGGCGCCGACGTTGACGCCGGACGCGATCGAGTTGATGCAGGAGTACCCGTGGCCCGGCAACATTCGCGAGCTGCGCAACGTGATCGAACGTGTCGTGTTGTTGTCGCGCACGGGCAGCCACGAGATTCGCGCGCAGGATTTGCCGCTGGTGACGGCGCCGTCGCCGAATCGTGCCTCGGTTGGCTCGGCGGTGACCCTGTCGGAGCTCGAGCGCCAGCATATCGAGGCGGTGTTGCAGCAAACGAACTGGCACCAGGGGAATGCCGCCAAAGTGTTGGGGATTTCGAGTAAGACTCTCTATCGCAAGATCAGAGAGTACGGGTTTGAACGGCCGGGGCGCGGTGGCGGCGGTGAGGACCGCGGCGCTTCGCGCGCGGATGGTTAG
- a CDS encoding biopolymer transporter ExbD — translation MAMSSGGGGGVQSTPNVTPMVDVMLVLLIIFMVVAPALLAGFTADPPQAQNIKDHPEDDKTDQVLGIDKGGNYYLNKKQIRYDDIAPALKHIYVDQTRDDYVMYLKADKNLDYGKVIDLMDVAMHNGVRVVGMIGEQKNGTVSTVPGDAKAQTPVAGGSK, via the coding sequence ATGGCAATGTCATCGGGCGGCGGCGGCGGTGTACAGTCGACGCCAAACGTGACGCCGATGGTGGACGTCATGCTGGTGCTGCTCATCATCTTCATGGTGGTGGCACCGGCGCTCTTGGCGGGCTTCACGGCCGATCCGCCGCAGGCGCAGAACATCAAGGACCATCCCGAGGATGACAAGACCGATCAGGTCCTGGGCATCGACAAGGGTGGCAACTACTACCTGAACAAGAAGCAGATCCGGTACGACGACATCGCGCCGGCGCTGAAGCACATCTACGTCGATCAGACGCGCGACGATTACGTGATGTACCTGAAGGCCGACAAGAACCTCGACTACGGCAAGGTCATCGACCTGATGGACGTGGCCATGCACAACGGCGTTCGCGTGGTCGGTATGATCGGCGAGCAGAAGAACGGCACGGTCTCGACTGTTCCGGGCGACGCGAAAGCGCAGACGCCCGTTGCGGGAGGGTCCAAGTAA
- a CDS encoding acyltransferase: protein MTDTHSDSRRIPSLDGLRAISIAAVVSSHLLWHGETGPHALIRTALGRMGVQVFFVVSGFLITRLLVREQGARGRISLARFFQRRAIRILPPYLVYVVTVVAISRLVAVPMPRADVAHALTFTMNFASDRSSWVLAHGWSLSTEEQFYLAWPLLAVAFGWTRTRWLAAVVAAVPFVQFAVTGALPSIHWFPNGVDGIAAGCLLALLWDDPQASRVLRRMTTGATPLVALALVIARIALAPYHVGTLLETLSGGAIAMLVARVVLHPGGFASALNAAPAVWLGKLSYSLYLWQQLFTRPTLEREPLPFPLAVACALGCAVISYYAVERPLLAARARLRAPISDAARPAAPARLQTSWRDSLRRAISRRV from the coding sequence TTGACGGACACTCATTCCGACTCTCGTCGCATTCCTTCGCTCGACGGGCTCCGCGCGATCTCGATCGCCGCGGTGGTTTCGTCGCATCTGCTCTGGCACGGCGAGACGGGCCCGCATGCGCTGATTCGTACCGCGCTCGGCCGCATGGGCGTGCAGGTGTTCTTCGTCGTGTCCGGATTTCTGATCACGCGTCTCTTGGTACGCGAGCAGGGGGCGCGGGGGCGGATTTCACTCGCACGCTTTTTCCAGCGGCGCGCCATACGCATTCTGCCGCCGTATCTCGTGTACGTCGTCACGGTGGTGGCGATTTCGCGCCTGGTCGCCGTGCCGATGCCGCGCGCTGACGTCGCGCACGCGCTGACGTTCACGATGAACTTCGCCAGCGACCGCTCGTCATGGGTGCTGGCTCATGGCTGGTCGCTGTCGACGGAGGAACAGTTTTATCTGGCGTGGCCGCTGCTCGCGGTGGCGTTCGGCTGGACGCGCACGCGTTGGCTGGCGGCGGTCGTTGCGGCCGTGCCGTTCGTGCAGTTCGCCGTCACGGGTGCGCTGCCGTCGATTCACTGGTTTCCGAACGGCGTCGACGGTATCGCCGCGGGGTGTCTGCTCGCGCTGCTGTGGGACGACCCGCAAGCGTCGCGGGTGCTACGACGAATGACGACCGGTGCGACGCCGCTCGTCGCGTTGGCACTCGTGATCGCGCGCATCGCGCTCGCACCGTATCACGTCGGGACGCTTCTCGAAACGCTGTCGGGCGGCGCGATCGCGATGCTCGTTGCGCGCGTCGTGCTGCACCCCGGCGGCTTTGCGTCCGCGCTCAACGCGGCACCGGCCGTCTGGCTCGGAAAACTGAGCTACTCGCTGTATTTGTGGCAGCAACTCTTCACGCGTCCCACCCTCGAGCGCGAGCCGCTGCCCTTCCCGCTTGCTGTGGCGTGCGCGCTCGGCTGCGCGGTCATCTCGTACTACGCCGTGGAACGCCCGCTGTTGGCTGCTCGCGCACGCCTGCGCGCGCCAATCAGTGACGCAGCGAGACCGGCAGCTCCAGCCCGACTCCAAACGTCGTGGCGCGACTCGTTGCGTCGTGCGATTTCTCGACGTGTGTGA
- a CDS encoding HAMP domain-containing sensor histidine kinase, giving the protein MNHASPRVESRGGSVSARGRLVVAYAALLFATLVVFAIALSATRNSAANNISASPIAAADSIITAIHELQRAQPDSALTSTIYTSTTGEPLAASSARLRKMLNRLPGYFLVFNDQNQLLYASSAMQALGTDDQDAVNRLATRLAVRNEDARVTLKNGQHLFMVADTVPSSKDPVPNISRVVVAQPVSFADLLPSAASEAIIIIAPLLFLLSALAAYAVLGNVFQPVDQLINELEAITDGRSLHRRLATDPAGNDELVRLTTTLNAMLTRLETSFAALRRFTADASHELKTPLTVLRADVERAMHPGTAGTDRLVALEEALQETARMSDLVNSLLTLARADEGRFDLHRTPVELEPLIREVYETATILGEEAELTLSLESLESLENAIVMGDRTRLRQLLLNLVTNAIKYTPRGGHVEVSATRRGADEIAIVVRDTGIGIAAADLPHVFDRFWRADRVRSRASERGGFGLGLAIAQWIVHAHGGTIAVQSRLGRGTMFTVVLPIVPSATAASTGASGAVPAVADEAEAEIAAESADS; this is encoded by the coding sequence GTGAACCACGCGAGCCCGCGGGTCGAGAGCCGCGGCGGTAGCGTGTCGGCGCGTGGGCGACTCGTCGTGGCGTATGCCGCGCTGTTGTTCGCCACACTGGTGGTGTTCGCGATCGCGCTGAGCGCCACGCGCAACAGCGCCGCCAACAACATCTCGGCCAGTCCGATCGCGGCGGCGGACAGCATCATCACCGCGATTCACGAATTGCAGCGCGCGCAGCCGGACAGCGCGCTGACGAGCACCATCTACACATCGACGACGGGTGAGCCTCTCGCGGCGTCGAGCGCGCGCCTGCGCAAGATGCTCAACCGGCTGCCCGGCTATTTCCTCGTCTTCAACGATCAGAACCAACTGCTCTACGCGTCGTCGGCGATGCAGGCGCTGGGCACCGACGATCAGGATGCGGTCAATCGACTCGCGACGCGGCTCGCCGTGCGAAACGAAGACGCGCGCGTGACGCTCAAGAACGGCCAGCACCTGTTCATGGTCGCGGACACGGTACCGTCGTCGAAGGATCCGGTGCCGAACATCTCGCGCGTCGTCGTCGCGCAGCCGGTGTCGTTCGCGGACCTGCTGCCGTCGGCAGCCTCCGAGGCGATCATCATCATCGCGCCGCTGCTCTTTCTCCTCTCGGCGCTCGCCGCGTACGCTGTTCTCGGTAACGTGTTTCAGCCCGTCGATCAGCTGATCAACGAGCTCGAAGCGATCACCGACGGCCGCAGCCTGCATCGCCGCCTCGCGACGGATCCGGCAGGGAACGACGAGCTCGTTCGCCTGACGACGACGCTCAACGCCATGCTCACGCGCCTCGAAACGTCGTTCGCCGCGCTGCGGCGATTTACCGCCGACGCGAGTCACGAGCTCAAGACGCCGCTCACGGTGCTTCGCGCCGACGTGGAGCGCGCGATGCATCCGGGGACCGCGGGCACGGATCGCTTGGTCGCGCTCGAGGAAGCGCTGCAAGAGACCGCGCGCATGTCGGATCTCGTGAACAGCCTCCTGACCCTTGCGCGCGCCGATGAGGGGCGATTCGATCTGCATCGGACGCCGGTGGAGCTCGAGCCGCTCATTCGCGAGGTCTACGAGACGGCGACGATTCTCGGTGAAGAGGCCGAGCTGACGCTGTCGCTCGAGTCACTCGAGTCGCTGGAGAACGCGATCGTGATGGGCGATCGCACGCGGCTCCGGCAGCTACTGCTCAACCTCGTCACGAACGCGATCAAGTACACGCCGCGCGGCGGACACGTCGAGGTGTCGGCGACGCGGCGTGGCGCCGACGAGATCGCGATCGTCGTGCGCGATACGGGGATCGGCATCGCGGCGGCCGACCTTCCGCATGTGTTCGATCGATTCTGGCGAGCCGATCGCGTGCGTTCGCGCGCGTCGGAGCGCGGCGGATTCGGGCTCGGGCTCGCTATCGCGCAGTGGATCGTGCACGCGCACGGTGGCACGATCGCGGTGCAGTCGCGACTCGGGCGCGGGACGATGTTTACCGTGGTGCTGCCGATCGTTCCGAGCGCGACCGCGGCGTCGACTGGCGCATCCGGCGCAGTGCCCGCCGTCGCGGACGAGGCCGAAGCGGAAATCGCGGCGGAGTCGGCGGATAGCTGA